The following proteins are co-located in the Xiphophorus maculatus strain JP 163 A chromosome 8, X_maculatus-5.0-male, whole genome shotgun sequence genome:
- the LOC111609455 gene encoding protein phosphatase 1 regulatory subunit 3B-like, translated as MSSSRVLHPHPVAKPDKLSVNSGQHQPLHQPTVMAPLKLTQRLYPPNDYPGRRTSLRFAHLSSSPPSSYVPTTPRSCFRKYSFSAHKKRVVFADEVGRALTVEHVFTPEPPSPPPTPATNPCPRHLEGQQNPANRNGSLTPKFRLGFPQPTKDSDAFIARLKEKCVQMKSCSISDNTLIGEVCVFHSCPKNTVNMKMTFDSWITFKDIPCKFLEQRRVNGLDVDVFFFEACLPQITDKIEWIEFCFTSSPGLSSVLHGDDNRGQNYKVVREKGESCPGKDYTKQFYPSLSKYQPPVYSQFSSYLQNCEKLTYFNSHLLSNGFKSALREPLCWMA; from the exons ATGAGTAGCTCAAG AGTTCTTCACCCCCATCCTGTGGCGAAACCAGACAAACTGTCAGTGAACTCGGGTCAGCACCAGCCTCTTCATCAGCCAACGGTCATGGCTCCTCTGAAACTAACGCAGCGACTTTATCCACCAAACGACTATCCTGGGAGAAGAACCAGCCTTCGCTTTGCACatctgtcctcctctccaccctCATCATATGTTCCTACAACTCCCCGGAGCTGTTTTCGCAAGTACAGCTTCAGCGCGCACAAGAAACGTGTGGTATTTGCAGATGAGGTGGGACGGGCACTGACTGTTGAGCATGTATTTACCCCTGAACCCCCATCCCCACCCCCTACTCCAGCAACAAATCCCTGTCCACGCCATTTGGAAGGCCAACAAAATCCTGCAAATAGAAATGGATCGCTTACGCCCAAGTTTCGCCTGGGTTTCCCTCAGCCTACAAAGGACTCTGACGCATTTATTGCTCGTCTGAAAGAGAAATGTGTACAAATGAAGAGCTGCAGCATTTCAGACAACACTTTGATAGGTGAAGTGTGTGTTTTCCATAGTTGCccaaaaaacactgtaaatatgaaaatgactTTTGATTCATGGATCACCTTCAAAGACATTCCCTGTAAATTCCTGGAGCAGAGGCGAGTCAATGGCCTTGATGtagatgtgtttttctttgaagcATGCTTGCCTCAAATTACAGACAAAATAGAGTGGATCGAGTTCTGCTTCACATCCAGCCCAGGGCTCAGCTCTGTGCTTCACGGGGATGACAACAGGGGACAGAATTACAAAGTGGTGAGGGAAAAAGGTGAATCATGTCCTGGCAAAGACTACACAAAGCAGTTTTACCCCTCACTTTCAAAGTACCAGCCACCTGTTTATTCACAGTTTTCTTCTTATCTCCAAAACTGTGAGAAGCTGACATACTTCAACAGTCATCTGCTAAGCAATGGATTTAAGTCTGCACTCCGCGAACCACTATGTTGGATGGCGTAA
- the prkab1 gene encoding 5'-AMP-activated protein kinase subunit beta-1, giving the protein MGNTSSERAAMGHGEKAQRRDSRGIKEGERPKILMDSPEDADIFHGEDIKAPLEKEEFLAWQQDLEADDKGLAVDRPTVFRWTGDGKEVYLSGSFNNWANKIPLIRSQNTFVAIVDLPEGEHQYKFYVDGQWTHDPTEPVVTSQLGTVNNIIQVKKTDFEVFDALMVDSQKSSDVSDLSSSPPGPYHQDAYVPKQDEKFKSPPILPPHLLQVILNKDTGISCDPALLPEPNHVMLNHLYALSIKDGVMVLSATHRYKKKYVTTLLYKPI; this is encoded by the exons ATGGGGAACACGAGCAGCGAGCGGGCTGCAATGGGCCATGGGGAGAAGGCTCAGCGGAGAGACAGTCGGGGCAtcaaagagggagagagaccCAAAATCCTCATGGACAGCCCAGAGGATGCTGATATTTTTCACGGAGAAGACATAAAG GCCCCTTTAGAGAAGGAGGAGTTTCTTGCCTGGCAGCAAGACCTGGAAGCAGACGATAAAGGTCTGGCTGTTGACCGACCAACCGTTTTTCGCTGGACAGGGGATGGGAAAGAGGTCTACCTCTCTGGGTCTTTCAACAACTGGGCCAATAAGATTCCCCTAATAAGAAG TCAGAACACATTTGTGGCAATTGTAGATCTACCTGAGGGAGAGCATCAGTACAAGTTTTATGTAGATGGCCAGTGGACCCATGACCCAACTGAG CCTGTTGTGACCAGCCAGCTGGGCACCGTTAATAATATCATCCAGGTGAAGAAAACTGACTTTGAGGTGTTTGATGCTCTCATGGTGGACTCACAAAAATCCTCTGACGTGTCAG acCTGTCCAGCTCTCCGCCCGGCCCGTATCACCAGGACGCTTATGTTCCCAAACAGGACGAAAAGTTTAAGTCCCCACCTATTCTCCCTCCGCACCTCCTCCAAGTCATCCTCAACAAAGACACTGGAATTTCT TGTGACCCTGCGTTACTTCCAGAGCCGAACCACGTCATGCTCAATCACCTTTACGCGCTTTCAATTAAG GATGGAGTGATGGTGCTTAGTGCAACACATCGGTATAAGAAGAAGTATGTCACCACTTTATTGTATAAGCCCATCTAA
- the LOC102233490 gene encoding phospholipase A2-like — protein sequence MNAFYTVFLLAVGLSVAHSLDYKALHQFRAMILCMLPDSWPALDYSDYGCYCGYGGSGTPIDDLDRCCQVHDQCYSDAMQHPECWPILDNPYTEIYSYTCDEANRKLTCTNQNNECEMFICECDRKAAECFSRSEWNPEHEHLPSDQCQ from the exons ATGAATGCCTTTTATACTGTCTTCCTCTTGGCTGTTGGTCTCTCCGTAG CCCACTCTCTGGACTACAAGGCTCTCCATCAGTTCAGGGCCATGATCCTGTGTATGTTGCCTGATAGCTGGCCTGCTCTTGACTATTCAGACTATGGTTGTTACTGTGGATACGGAGGCTCTGGCACACCCATTGATGATCTGGATAG GTGCTGCCAGGTTCATGACCAGTGCTACAGTGACGCCATGCAGCATCCGGAGTGCTGGCCCATCCTGGATAACCCTTATACCGAGATTTACTCCTACACCTGTGATGAGGCTAACAGAAAGCTCACTTGTACAA ACCAAAACAATGAATGTGAGATGTTCATCTGTGAGTGCGACCGCAAAGCCGCAGAATGTTTCAGCAGGTCAGAGTGGAACCCCGAGCATGAGCACCTGCCAAGTGACCAGTGTCAGTAG